ttctattctttttcacaaattaaaaaattggggtttttttttatggtaatATTTGGAATACTTAATTGTTGATTCCCTGGAGTTGTTGGGAAAATTTTGGACGGatataaagagagaaataaatagaTCTCTGATGATGTGTGGGgtttaataataaaagcaaGAGAAAAAGGGAATCAATGTTGTCAAGTATCCGACTTTATATGTGGGTTTATTCCCATCTATTGATTGCTAAAAGTCTGTATGATATATCATAATATTATTCACATATTTTCATGCACATTTGTTACACCTAttctatttctctcttcaaacCCTACTCACATATACTTTAATGGATGCATTACTATGGACTATTATGGGTTGACCTAAAcgattcaaaagaaataagtttCACTTCTTCAAGATTTAATATcatgcaatttttcttattatcaaAATAGTATAAGGTTTGATGGATTGTTCCATAAGATTAATAATCTTATTGAGTTGTGTGTAACTTGGTTCGTACactcataaataaaaaaatagatgtgTTGTTATCAAGCCGTGccattgaaaatatttatttaaaagaaaacttggaATGAACTCtgtctttttttctcactaattttgaaattttgaaattatatgaaTGTACTAATACAAGCATCTTCTTATTCGTGAGCTTCTTCAAATCTCAGATTGTATAGGATATATAACAACAGATCTCactaaataattaatctaCATCATACATccaaaagatttaaatttgcATATCAATAAAGTGATTAAAGGTTAATTAAGCATCCAAATGATTAATTATCATTAGAGTGAAagacaaattaattacatcttGGGAAGGGAAATTTCAAGTAGAATTGAGGAATTAACAAgaacgaaagaaaaaaggttcaaaattttttgtgaagaaaacGATAAAATGGGAACAGGAGAAATGATCGAAACACAAACTCTTAAATATTCCATGGTAAATATTCTCACTTTGATCGATATTCACCTAATTTACAAATGTTGTATATATCTCTATTGCgtattttattcaaaacaagaaattaaagtttcaatttttttttttttttttttttttgcctttctTCAATCTCCTTGTGTGAGcaatattgttaaaattttctacAATCTTGCTGATAGAGAAAAGGAGTAGTAGTCAAGAACTGACATgatcagaaaaaaaaaaaaaagattccaGAAGGAAATTGGAAacaacaaagagaaaaacaaactatagATCATAAAGTCACACACAACGgtgcaattttattttagcttTGGCCGGCCACCACCGAGGCGGAGCTCAAGATCCAAATCCTCGACAGAGCTATGGCTAAGTCCAATTACCTCTGATCGGAAAATGAACGCCACTGTAGACGATGGCGAATGATCAGatgttctctttcttttattgcAAAAAACCGCTGCTTCTTCATCCCTGAGAAGATCATTATCATCACTTGTTTTTTGAGAAAGGTCTGAACTTTGATGCCATTTATGAAGGGTTGCTGCTGTTGTTGTTAAAGGGGTAAGATCAGATTCCACCAAGTTTTGTGAAGGAAAAGTTGAGAGGcaaaaagatgatgaagaagatttaGGGTTAGGGCTAAAGACCAAATTATCATCACAAACTTGTTGATGAAGAGTTGGAGGAATTTGAAGATGGGTTTCAATCTGGGGTTTGAAAGATTCATGCTTTAACCTAGCACGGTCGCGTCGATGAACATTCATGTGACCACCTAGGGCTTGCGCAGACCGAAATTCCCTTTTGCAAAAGCTGCAAGAGTAGGATCTCGGTGGCCAAACGCAACCACCAAGACGACCAGCAGCATCGTCAGCGAAAGCCTGTTCTTCCCAAGAATcatcaaaagaagaagaagatttgaTTGTGGTTGTTgcttgaagaaaatgatgatcAGAAGAAGTAGTAatcaaattcttcttcttcttcttcttttcccacATCATCCAACATCTTTTAGGCTCCATGAAAGCTATAGAGattgggagaaagaaaaatggtattaacaaaaagtgaaattcaattcaaatgaaaaggAATTGAATTGACATGAGAAAACTGCAATACATGGGtgtgtttgaattaaaaaaaaaaaaagaagggataTTTAAGGTCAAGTtgattgaagaaattgaagtgGTGGGTAGGGTTTACTGTTTTAATGATCTCTAAACTCTactcttttggtttttttcaaGTAGCTAGGCCTGCCTAGATGGATTCCACTGAATTCCTCCATAAAtgtctttttaagtttttttttttttggggaaTTTTTTTGGGGAGcttaacaaaactaaaaggatttaaaattttcattttgtctGTGGGACCTTTGAAAGTCATGTTTTTTGGGGATCGATCAAAGAGGGTGTTGGCCTAACTGAAATTATCTGACTGAAATCTGCTCAAAAGGATATCACTAAAACAACtcataaactaataattaattgacaagtgtgtgtgtgtgtcttCTTCAATTatgaacaattttttcattcaatatgGATCTCTATCATATGTGGTACCAATATAATTCACACCCTTATTAAGCAGATACAGGACGGTGTTTCCAATTCTTTATTATATACTACTCTACTTTATGTGGAAGCAAGTGAGTCTAAGTGTACTAAAATGAGATGTGTAATTAGCAAAGGATAAGAACGTTTGAAGGAGTAATATAATAATTGCATGTATATAGCACatacaaattgataaaatactaaataaaattctCATCTCCTCTCCTTACTATTTTAACGATTTCTTtcgtgtttttaaaattgaaagttaatcGTGATAATATCCATCATTCATAAGGATAGCTTTTAgacatttcaaaaaattactacattttattatttttacaaatattttatttttgtgatatattcttaatttgttttgtaggTCGGGTGCTATTCACTAAGTCTTTCCATTTAGAGAAATACTAAGAAGTATCATTGTAAATGGTCTTCCGGTCCTCATTGGCTTCACAACAAAGACATATGACGTTACATGATCAAGACTTGGAAATCTACCGATTATGTGAGATTTTCAATCGATTCCCACAAGTTCATCATCTGTCTCTCTTTTGAGTTTACCATTCTTGGAGGTagaatttcaaaacatttttcttttgatcaaatatttgttagtaCCTCTTTCCTTTTAGATTTGCATTCTATATTTGtgatgtaatatatatatgctgacaaaaatatatacatacatacagatagatataatttttttcattggaGAAGAagttaattatgaaaaagagAACTATAATTATCAGCCCTTTGGTTTGATGAAACTAAAGTGATCAGTTAAAAGCCAGAGAGGCCAATCTCCAACAATGGGCATTGCCAATTTGCACTAACAAGTGAGAGCAAAACATAACTCTATTTCTAGCTCGAGGGAGAAACATAAAGATTAACACAAAAAAAGTTTACACAACATACAGAAAAACCAAACATTATTCCAATTTAAAGACCTCATCTCTTTAACAGACTAAACAATAGCCTTATTGAATTAAACCTACGTTCCATTTTAGTAACGATTCTTGACTCTAGGTGAGATTAATATCTAATATCTATCTTGATACTACTACAagatataaacatatatagtttcattttaaaaccatttcaaaactaattaaatagtaaataagTATATTGGGTGatgaagttttcaaaaaccaagttaaattttaaaatttgttttggactctagaatttaatttaaaaaacttatttattattagttaggatttagtttatataatttattaattagaatttagcCAATTAAATTTTTGATAGAAACTATTTATgtataaaactatatatatatatactattaatgaaattttgttccattataaaaagcaattttttttcaaattatggaaaataaaaaaaaaaagaacaaaacaaaacaaaatagttttcaaataattttttaatttatacagTTGTgcttgaaaaaaacaaactgaCAAATAATTCGTAAGTGTTCTGAAACTAGGcaaattgtctttttttaatttattttctataagtgtttttttttttcttttttggtatgTACCCAGAtatcatgaaaatattttctatgcTTCCAGTCAAAGtgatttctaaattattattggatggaaatttataaaaatataacattataaCTTTCGAAATCtgtttaaaaattcaaaaaacagTACTCTTgaatcaatattaatattaattataagtacttaaaagaacattaaaattttaatgatataattgttagttctttctttaaagaagagataatatatattgctTGTAATCCTTTTTCAATAATCCAAACATGTCACCAACTCATCTATTGTGTATCTTctatattcaatttaaaattgttacgttatttttcttaaaacatattattgaaaaaaattgcacAGATAGAAGTTACAACTCCatcttgttttataaattaatgacAGAGTCGTTACATTGcaatatatgataaaataaattctctcaaaaaaaaaaatcttttttctttcaataattatCCTGTAATAATCTTAGTTAGTTCAGACAAATTTTCCTAGTAAAATCACCATTGTTCATAGTACCAACTCACATtgaaatcaactttaattattattattaatttttaattcaacaataAAGCTAGAGGAGTATTAATTTGACATTCCTAATtggaattatatatttaaaatatatttgtaattatctACTTAATGTAGGTATTAATAATAAGTGTCAATTTGTTACGTTAAATGTTGCATCATGAAACAATTATTCCAcacatatgtatataaatcAAAGTACTAGTCAATGTTTAGTTActactaaatattaattaatcctaattaaatattatatagattccttttatatatccgaaaagaaaaaaaaaaaaaaaagagagagagttaaAAATAGATTCATAAAATTCCCAATAGGCCCCCATGATTTCCATTCCTTGCGTAACCATTCAGCCTATCTATTGGGGACATAAATGGAGAGTCAttcattcttaattatttaaaaaattgttggttacaagtataaagtttattttattaaagaaaaatggatttcTTGTAAGCTACAATTTGATTATCATTGTCGTCCTCCCTTAATCTTTTGCTTTAATCtctccattattatttaacttaatttaatttggaaatataATTGAGTTTGCTTGTTTTATAAGCAACTTTTGTCTCGTTTAATCCGCAGtcaacaattcaatttttattccaACCTCTCTTATTCTTAGCTAGGGTTATAGtgttaaaatattacatttttatttatttattctttgtagttaaattttaataatcaatCTTGTtgaaataatagaatttaGTGTAAATATTACATCATGTTgttcaaagtttatatatcattaattagAAACACATTATATTGATTGCTAACCTAAACCTAACTCATTTTTAAGTTAAAGGGTTTTATTATTCTACCCTGtataatttatattgtttttatttgatgaaacatgtatacaaattaaatataaatatgtttattttaaatctaatataatttatcagatatatatttggtacTTTTTATAGATATAAAGATGGTATTTATATATgctttataataattaagtacatCATTTATGTATACTCATGTTAAAATTACTTACATGCATCTTATGTtgtacttatttttatttagtctATTTAGTAGTCGATGTtactaaacaattttttattatttttttaaaatataaattatatatatatatattataatttttataagtgGTCAAATATAAGTTGTGATCATATATTGAGATAATGGTTTGTAGCttacacttttttaaaaaattagggtttaatttttaacaaacacTAGAcgataaattgatattttatttgagagcTAAAAAGATCactttgtcttccttttcgTCTTATAAATTTGGCTTCAAGATGTTGATGGTCACACTTGGGGCATTCAGATTCTACCTCACATTCTCAATTCACATGTACAAATTTGTTAGTGTCTCACATTTgagtgatattttttaattcattgaggtactttttcttctcttttcccggttaattatttttcttttttcggatTTTGTGGTTATAGTGATAATATTTATCTACAATTtcgtaaattttattttatacctgtgttgtaattatttatattttaatttattttacattgtcATATAAGTTAATACTTATATGTtacttccattttattttttattcttctcaaTAGTTTTTCGATTTGTTTGAGGattctaatttaataaaataaataaataaaatatggagagtaaaatagatttaagttttggaaagagaaaaacacaattaattttattcaagtGTTTTGTGTGTTGgcataaaaaatttatagataaaCGAATAAAGTTTCTTcgttatttattaatttaattaatatagtaaatataaaacttaattattcaaatatacttttttaaaaattgagtaCTTAAATAgacgtttttaaaagtttatgatcaataaaattaattaaaataggatTTAGTTCtagtttatattaattaaaataaaaagagatataaatttaaatttttgtgaaagaaaaagtgtttaatttatttattgcatTTGGGATTCGACAGATTACAGTGGGAATGGGAATAAACGTCATGTCGTAAAGTACGCGTGCATTGCAGGGGGGATTTTTTCAACGACATCAAAATTGTGGAGTCGTCTGCAAAATTTAGACCTAAAACGACACTTGATGTAttatttttccctttaaatatttaaaacaaaatcattaattcTAAAGAAAAACGATGTTCCTAAGTTCTGTACCCCATGCAGTTTAAATAGGTGAAGTCAATGGTCAAAGATATGTgattttaggaagaaaaaagaaatggtgtGTTAGGTTTAGGGATCTTTGAAATGccatttagaaaattaaataaaaacatctttttttctttttttattaaataatataggGAGTCGTCTATTCTCAACTTTATTgcataataatattattgtctACTATATTGCATGCAAAACGTTGAAGAATCGAGTGTCTTCGATCTTTTGTACTCCTTATCCTTATTGGTTTTTCGATTTTTCTAGCTTTTATTGGctcttttattctaaaaaatttcaaagttctAGGTTTGGTTATATTAAAACTTGTTgactaaataaatttattagactaattaatgaaatgaaaaaccactctaattaattaattaaatttacaaagaTAGATAGATGCATTAAAAGTATTAGGAAGGACAAACATGAAACGATTAACACTAAAAGTATAGCCTAAACCTAACAAAATAACAGTATATATTACAAAAGATGTGtgcaaaatattataataaaaaaaactaaaatgtatatatataatatgacaAAACTTTCAACAATATTATTGAGTATATCACCAGATCAGTCATCTTttaattccaaaaataaacACAACCTAATTAATTGCTCTTTTTTTAATCGACTGTCCCAATCCTTCAAATAAGATTCCCATTTGAAAcagaaaatcaatatttttcatttgcaaCTTGCATGCAGCTTCCCTAAATCAAGTGAGAACatatgtaatttctttttttaattattaatttcaaaatgtggGAAGGATTGCAATAGACATACATATccttaattgttattttaattaaaaaataataattaagaatttcATTCTCAGAAAATTCGAGATGAAGGGAGCTTTTGtcttagattttattttaatcctaTGTTAttgagtttaattattttagtgtcGGCACGAAAATTGTTGTATTGGATTGattattaaaaggaaaataaagacAAGTATTGGGTGagattgattatttttttaattcaaagttttttcattCTCATGCATTACTTTGACAGAGACTGatggaaaaataaacaataatattataactgactttttattttatgtattttagcTTTATGTTtgtctttaaaaataaaaataacttgtatttaaTAATGACATCAATTTGTTTGAGTGATTAAGAGTAAAATTTAGAAGCTAATGACATTAATAATAAGTCAAAACTCGATCCATAATTCAGGAAGTGAAAAACCAAAACTTCTTTGGTCTTTTTCCTAATTTGGAGACTATCTCCTTAACTTTAGGTTTAGGAGTTTATAGACTtcacattaattattatttatttaaaattttagggagaaattaattttacattaatttttttaaaaaataatttaattacggtattaaaagttaaattttgagtCTTGTGACATCAAACTTTTGTCtcataaatgttttaatataCCGTTCTCCATGGATACAATGAAGggactaatttttttagagaaatgataaaaagtaGAATATTTGTCCAAATATTTaggtttagaaaaatgaaagtaaacaAATTTTGTCTATTTTGTTCTATGAAGGGTATAAATAGcttgttaattttttcttttttaaatttttttaatgagaaatagaaacaataatgattaaaaactaaaaatattgttttggacctactattttaatttatgtattttataattatcttAAAACTACTTCCATTAGTTAAATTTGAtcatctttttaaaagaaactgaagaaaaaagaactatttaattattttttgaaaaaaaacatttctctatatttattttgaatgaaaattatcattattattttgaccTAAATGGATAAAAATGTAGCTCTGCCAGTAAACTAGCAATAAAggctaatttttaattgaaaattaatacaagaacaatttatttttaatcttttagaTACTAAATTGGATGAGATCGTTTGAGGAAATTAAGATGATAAACACAGAATTCAATGGATAAGAACGGTATACCCtgattaatatttcaatttaggAAAGAGATGTATATGATAGTAATTGAATGGTTAGTTAGATGTGGTTTGTTTGAATTAAGCTAAAGTgcataatttaaagaaaaagatcagatgataaaaaataatgtaaggAGGGGGTAGCTAGGCTGGATCAGAAGTAATGTGTTGTTGTTATATGcatgcatgtgtgtgtgtgcattaATTGACAAGATATGGTTCAAAGATTTTAGCCAAAGTAAAGGAGGTTTGTTCTTTGCATGTTTTAGGGGATGTTCTGACTTCTACTTCAAACCCCTTGTGATCCATCAACTTAATTACCACCAaaatcctttctttttcaatcatttcaaaaattattgcCTTATAATTTCCATTGACAGAGAAATATgctcttttttaatatattaaaaaaaccatatttttgtttaaattcttttaataaaaagaactgTTTAAAATAcgtaaatattcttttttaaaatacttcaattttgtatttaaaaatgattttgtttcacTCATGAagttaaactaattaatacaATGATGTTAATCCTTTTGAATTCAAGTTTTGCATAAGTAAACGTAGAATATAAATTGTTATAGCCATGCCTACCCCTCACCTTGTAAAATTATTCATAGTTCTAAAATTAGTGAGTtgctcaatttttttttatggcatcaactttcaatttcttcaaatcaaatcctaaattttgataaatgttGAATCTTTACTTTAACATCTATATTAAAAAGGGACATGGTTAAAAATagctaaataaattataatatttactagttataacaaaattttattttctattaataataaaaattgataaatttttatcacGGTGTATTAATGTTACTGATAGAAGTATATCAgtgtttattaatatataattattttgatagtatctgaaaattttgatatatgttgtaaatattttatcaaatttgctgTTTTTGACaatgttgtatttaaaatcatttcttaatttgtttttagtccctaaaagttaattttgatgacataaaaattatatctcgttcatttgattcaacttaattttgtcaaaactttcatggttttgatttttcctTATTAAAATTGACGAGTTtaggaaattttaatttggactaacttcaaatatgataaaataaattaaaatataataaaattttaaattttataataataaacacaGTTGAACGAAATATTGAAAAACTTTTATCACTCTCtgtcaaattattaaaaaaaaaaacttttatcaatttctctatcaaattattaataaacacGCTGATAGAATCAACGTGGGTGTGTATCATATTAggtaaaaaaagttaaatctaATATATAGGACGTTTAAAATGGAGAGTTAGAATGCATCACATCCTATcatataaaatgattttgtttctcatCAGTGATCATATTAAAgggtattaaaataaatatcacaTCCTATcatataaaatgattttgtttctcatCAGTGATCATATTAAAgggtattaaaataaataatgcatTTATACCTCTAATCTCAAACATTGAGGGAGGCCGGTTGGGTTGGAAAACGTGTTAAAACTTCTACAAAGCCCATTACACAGTTCGGTGACTTGGGAATGTGCCCATTCAATCCAACTTCGTTTGTACCCAACGTGTGCAATACAATGGTCCATAatgtctaacctttttttcaTATGGCAATACAAAGATCCATATTGCTGTTATTTCCATATGACCCAAGCTTGCTTTATGCATCACCAACCTTTGATTATTTTCCTAAACATACTTAATTATCTCAAAATAccatcaaatatttattagcctcctcatttcctttttctttacaatatAATTAGTCTAAACCGAATCAAGTTTTGTATGATATAAGTTTTATACTgctttaattatattatttctaacaatttcaaattcacattatattcataaaataagGTTGATAGCGTTTGAATCTCATTTATGTTGGACTTTGTTCTCCTTCTGTAACTTTCTCTTTGGTTTGATTGATCTCAATGTTGATTTGCAAAAAAGATCCTTGTACTAGTGTTGTGTTGAGTTACACTTCAATGTCAAAGTATAAGAAATGAATAGTTCAAGTAAGTAAAAGAAATCTAAGGTTGAGTCTAGGGTAGTAGAACTTGACTCTTTATAATTAAGTATTATATATCTAACACGAACAATAATGGTATTACATGTATTTCTAAGCTCAAGATTGTAGAGTGTCAATCTAGACCCAActgattatttttcaatttgtaatatattaCGGATATTATTGATTGGCCCATTTTTAAAGAagttattattgattttgtttattagtaaATGAAGAGCAAAAGAGGGTTAAATGGGAAATGAGATAGGAAGCAAtggaataattaaattgataaagaaaaacgaaTGAAAATTAGGTGTGGGATACGTGGCTTCATCTGGTCCGTGAATAGAGTAATGACAATCCCCATGAGGCTTAAAAAATGTCCGACCCACGTGGCAAGCATTTGAAAAGGGATTCTGATTCGAAAGTCTTTTGGGCTTCCAGAAACTTCTTACTTAAAAACTTGTGGCTCCAAAAGATCAATCACAAAAGCGGCCAGGATTTCTCCACGTGTTCAGTTACCACGTCGATATCCGACGTGGCTCACGTTACATCTCTGTAAATGATACGCCCccattcattttatatttatttttcatttatttttccttcttttttctttgggttGAATTTCCTTATGCGGAGGCATCGGAAACAAGGAGAGAAAGATGAAGTAAAGCTTCCATTTTCATGTATTGTTTCGTTTTTCCCTTTAAATTAACAATTCTTTTGCCTTCTTATTTATCATCTTCTTATGGATTAGGGAGGAGAATGCAGCAGATCACAACGGTGCAAAAATGGCCAACAAAATCGATGCCCTCGTTTATATGTGGGGTTATCTTCCTGGAGCCTTGCCGGATAAATCCCTCTTGCTTTTGCCGGAGCCGGTCCGTCTTCCATCTTCAATCGATGGTGGGGATTCTTGGAAGGAAGTCTGCGGTGGTGGTTGTGGATTTGCTATGGCCATTTCAGGTTTTTAAAGCTCTCGATCTTTcgaatcttcttctttcttttattcttttcttgaattttggtGGATGAATTTCGTTTCTGGATTTGGGTTTTTTAGATTCGGGAAAATTAATTACGTGGGGTGCGGCGGATGAGGAAGGTCAAATTTTTCTGACTTCCGGAAAACATGGGGTAATGTGGATGTTTGAATGAAAATCcctctttcattttgttttcatatgcTTAGTCTTGGAATTGATTTGGAATCTTCTTCGAGCTGCAACATTGTTAAGGAGATTCCCGAGGCGTTTCCTTTTCCAACTGAGGATTTGGTCGTCAAGGCTGTTGCCGGTTGGGCTCATTGTGTCTCAGTTACAGGTGCTGTTTCATTCTATGTTGCAATCTAAATTTCTAAGGGAAGGAATTTCAGATGAGTTCTTGTTTTCTAGAAGATGatgttatgttgatgatatgatggaCTCTTCTATTCTTGTTCTTCCAATTGAAAGGACATTTCTCTGCTTAAGAAGTTATGGTAAATGTACAGAGGCTGGCGAAGTGTACACATGGGGCTGGAGCGAGTGCATACCCTCCATGAAAACTTTGCGAGATTTGGCCATTGGAGGAGGTTTGTTGAAGGATTCTACTGGGAAACAAAGTCTAACTACAGCTGAGCAAGGTAACATTAATGTTTATGTGGAAGAAACGATTGAGAGt
This is a stretch of genomic DNA from Cucumis sativus cultivar 9930 chromosome 4, Cucumber_9930_V3, whole genome shotgun sequence. It encodes these proteins:
- the LOC101204464 gene encoding probable transcriptional regulator RABBIT EARS, whose protein sequence is MEPKRCWMMWEKKKKKKNLITTSSDHHFLQATTTIKSSSSFDDSWEEQAFADDAAGRLGGCVWPPRSYSCSFCKREFRSAQALGGHMNVHRRDRARLKHESFKPQIETHLQIPPTLHQQVCDDNLVFSPNPKSSSSSFCLSTFPSQNLVESDLTPLTTTAATLHKWHQSSDLSQKTSDDNDLLRDEEAAVFCNKRKRTSDHSPSSTVAFIFRSEVIGLSHSSVEDLDLELRLGGGRPKLK